A part of Cannabis sativa cultivar Pink pepper isolate KNU-18-1 chromosome 6, ASM2916894v1, whole genome shotgun sequence genomic DNA contains:
- the LOC115725482 gene encoding protein NUCLEAR FUSION DEFECTIVE 4 yields the protein MVNVKGGTRPPWVGLGAAVWVQIASGNAYTFPLYSHSLKTVLGFNQRQLTMLGVANDIGENVGLVPGIVSNKLAPWVVLLIGGLACFFGYGVLWLAVSETVTSIPYWLLWIALCIGTNSSAWLTTAVLVTNMRNFPVNRGTVAGILKGYGGLSGAVFTEIYSVLLRNSSSELLLFLAIGVPVLCFIMMYFIRPCTPASGDDSAEHGHFLFAQIASFVLGLYLLSTTILDDMLNLSPLISNTIVAIMVILIMAPLAIPIKMTLYPSRPSRSETLDNKAGSSESLIQGEGNAEKTEPLLTPVSSAINQESFYDDDGNESEVAMLLAEGEGAIKRKRRPRRGDDFTFTEAIVKADFWLLFFVYFVGVGSGVTVLNNLAQIGSAQGLPDTTILLSLFSFGNFLGRLGGGVVSEYFVRLKTLPRTVWMTVTQTIMIITYLLFSSAIKGTLYPATALLGICYGVQFSVMIPTVSELFGLRNFGLFFNFMSLGNPLGALLFSGLLAGYIYDNEAAKQHSLHLSDSTVACLGPNCFRLTFYVLATICGIGVMVSIVLTRRIKPVYQMLYAGGSFRLPQSTNQ from the exons ATGGTGAATGTGAAGGGAGGGACCAGACCGCCATGGGTTGGTTTAGGGGCTGCCGTTTGGGTTCAGATTGCTTCAGGGAACGCTTACACCTTTCCCTTGTACTCTCACTCACTCAAAACGGTTCTGGGTTTCAACCAGCGCCAGCTCACTATGCTTGGAGTTGCTAATGACATAGGTGAAAACGTTGGCCTCGTTCCGGGCATCGTTAGCAACAAGTTAGCTCCGTGGGTTGTTTTGTTGATTGGTGGTTTGGCTTGTTTCTTTGGCTATGGTGTTTTGTGGCTCGCTGTTAGCGAAACTGTTACATCCATTCCTTATTGGTTG CTATGGATAGCCCTTTGTATAGGCACCAATAGTTCTGCCTGGTTGACTACAGCTGTGCTTGTAACCAACATGAGAAACTTCCCTGTTAATAGAGGCACTGTCGCTGGTATTCTGAAAGGCTATGGAGGGCTCAGCGGAGCTGTGTTCACAGAAATTTATAGTGTGCTGCTTCGGAATTCTTCTTCTGAGCTTCTGTTGTTTCTGGCAATAGGGGTTCCTGTCCTTTGTTTCATTATGATGTATTTCATCAGGCCTTGCACTCCAGCTTCTGGTGATGACTCTGCTGAACATGGTCATTTTCTTTTTGCCCAAATTGCAAGTTTTGTGCTTGGCTTATATCTTCTGTCAACTACAATATTGGATGATATGCTTAATTTAAGCCCTCTTATTTCGAATACAATTGTTGCCATAATGGTCATACTTATTATGGCTCCGCTTGCAATCCCTATTAAAATGACGCTGTATCCTTCTCGACCCAGCAGATCAGAGACACTTGATAATAAAGCTGGTTCTTCAGAAAGCCTGATTCAGGGAGAAGGCAATGCAGAGAAAACAGAACCCTTGCTGACACCAGTTTCATCAGCAATCAACCAAGAAAGCTTTTATGATGACGATGGAAATGAGTCTGAGGTGGCTATGCTTCTTGCTGAGGGTGAAGGAGCAATAAAGAGGAAGAGAAGGCCTAGAAGAGGGGATGATTTTACATTTACTGAAGCTATAGTCAAGGCTGATTTCTGGCTTTTATTCTTTGTATACTTTGTAGGGGTTGGTTCTGGGGTTACCGTTCTTAATAATCTTGCTCAAATTGGGAGTGCACAAGGTCTGCCTGATACCACGATTCTGTTGTCTCTCTTCAGTTTTGGCAATTTTCTTGGTCGTCTTGGTGGGGGCGTTGTGTCTGAATACTTTGTCAG GTTGAAAACACTTCCAAGGACAGTTTGGATGACTGTTACTCAAACGATCATGATCATCACCTACCTTTTATTCTCTTCTGCTATTAAGGGCACCCTGTATCCAGCTACTGCTTTACTTGGAATCTGCTATGGTGTTCAATTTTCAGTCATGATCCCAACAGTCTCTGAGCTTTTCGGACTGAGAAATTTTGgtttgtttttcaatttcatGTCCTTAGGCAACCCTTTAGGTGCTCTCCTCTTTTCTGGTCTGCTAGCAGGGTATATATATGACAATGAAGCAGCTAAGCAGCACAGTCTTCATCTATCTGATTCAACCGTCGCTTGCTTGGGTCCAAATTGCTTCAGACTCACCTTCTATGTTTTGGCCACCATCTGTGGCATTGGTGTTATGGTCAGCATTGTTCTAACCAGGAGGATAAAGCCTGTCTACCAAATGCTGTATGCTGGAGGTTCTTTCAGGTTGCCCCAAAGCACAAATCAGTAA
- the LOC115725646 gene encoding uncharacterized protein LOC115725646, with translation MDWSSWLSKTSLEPHLVHKYSLCFTQNELQFEDIASLNHECLQSMGIVVAKHRLEILKLAKKESSNNGANPRSISRLFVAISKTKKSFSKYFSRLVVHDDMPSKGSPERVRYHHQHHHYQYQEQLKGAFLRKQNSGEIVRDDRPALKKALALSGPIDLRIHDRLMAHNNATKSLKLSGPLDGKLNERLMYPNKSPRLMTGPPDGKILGTERLMIMTTRSPRLSGPLDGMGQDRLLVANKTPKLSGPVDGRPPSPKFCCPYEKEKEEVEYDEHSLWPALFQDMKPT, from the coding sequence ATGGATTGGTCCTCATGGCTATCCAAAACCAGCCTAGAACCACATCTAGTCCACAAATACAGCCTCTGTTTCACCCAAAACGAGCTTCAATTCGAAGACATAGCATCCTTAAACCATGAGTGTCTTCAAAGCATGGGCATAGTCGTGGCCAAACACAGGCTTGAGATTCTCAAGCTAGCCAAGAAGGAAAGTAGTAATAATGGGGCCAACCCCAGATCCATTTCAAGGCTTTTTGTAGCTATAAGTAAGACCAAGAAGTCGTTTAGCAAGTATTTTAGTCGTTTGGTTGTTCATGATGACATGCCGTCTAAGGGTTCGCCTGAGCGAGTGAGGTACCACCACCAACACCACCATTATCAGTACCAAGAGCAGTTGAAAGGAGCTTTTTTGAGAAAACAGAACAGTGGTGAGATTGTCAGAGATGACAGGCCCGCACTCAAGAAGGCTTTAGCTCTTTCAGGGCCCATTGATTTAAGGATCCATGATCGGTTGATGGCCCATAATAATGCTACTAAGAGTTTGAAGCTTTCTGGGCCTTTAGATGGTAAGCTTAATGAGAGGTTGATGTACCCGAATAAAAGCCCAAGATTGATGACTGGGCCGCCTGATGGCAAAATTCTTGGGACGGAGAGGTTGATGATCATGACGACTAGAAGCCCACGATTGTCTGGGCCTTTGGATGGAATGGGCCAAGATAGGTTACTGGTTGCAAATAAAACCCCAAAGTTATCTGGGCCTGTAGATGGCAGGCCTCCAAGCCCAAAGTTCTGTTGCCCATATGAGAAGGAAAAGGAGGAAGTTGAGTATGATGAACATTCACTTTGGCCTGCACTGTTCCAAGACATGAAACCTACTTAG